One stretch of Desulfovibrio sp. JC022 DNA includes these proteins:
- a CDS encoding orotate phosphoribosyltransferase: protein MVPTSFPDKETIAEITAKMLIEVEAVHFRADEPFKFTSGWASPVYIDCRKLISFPRVRQTLMDFGASVILREVGFESIDCVAGGETAGIPFAAWLSDRLMLPMQYVRKKPKGFGRDAQIEGDFAEGSKVLLVEDLTTDGRSKINFAQALRKAGAEVTHTFVLFHYGIFPKAKETLADAGLEMLSLANWWDILNVAKKEKYFDSKSLDEVEKFLNNPVDWSAAHGGISTYPE from the coding sequence ATGGTTCCTACCAGCTTTCCCGACAAAGAGACAATCGCTGAAATCACAGCGAAAATGCTCATCGAAGTAGAAGCAGTTCACTTCCGTGCAGATGAGCCTTTCAAATTCACCTCCGGCTGGGCCAGCCCGGTTTACATTGATTGCCGCAAGCTCATTTCCTTCCCCCGCGTACGCCAGACCCTGATGGATTTCGGTGCTTCCGTAATCCTGCGCGAAGTCGGTTTTGAATCCATCGATTGCGTTGCCGGTGGCGAAACCGCAGGTATCCCCTTTGCAGCATGGCTCTCCGATCGCCTCATGCTGCCCATGCAGTACGTACGCAAAAAACCCAAAGGATTCGGCCGTGACGCTCAGATCGAAGGCGATTTCGCTGAAGGTTCCAAAGTCCTGCTGGTTGAAGACCTGACCACCGACGGCCGCAGCAAGATTAACTTTGCTCAGGCTCTGCGCAAAGCCGGTGCTGAAGTAACCCACACCTTCGTACTCTTCCACTACGGCATCTTCCCCAAAGCAAAGGAAACCCTTGCTGATGCAGGCCTCGAAATGCTTTCTCTCGCAAACTGGTGGGATATCCTCAATGTTGCCAAGAAAGAAAAGTACTTCGATTCCAAATCTCTGGATGAAGTTGAAAAATTCCTGAACAACCCCGTTGACTGGTCCGCCGCACACGGTGGTATTTCTACTTATCCTGAATAA
- the pyrC gene encoding dihydroorotase has protein sequence MNNEITIIRPDDWHLHLRDGDMLAAVLPSSAKIYGRAIVMPNLVVPVTTARLAEEYRKRIIAVRPEGSHFEPLMTCYLTDSTSADEIHTAYAVKAFHAVKLFPAGATTNSDNGVTDIKNVYPVLEAMQEIGMPLSVHGEVTDPEVDVFDREAVFIERVLDPVRKDFPELKIVFEHLTSKAGVDYVFEQDENMAATITPHHLLLTRNDLFKGGMNPYMYCLPVAKTFEDREAVRNAAVSGDERFFLGTDSAPHPARAKEKAGAAAGIFNAPTSIGYVTQVFDELSALDKLEGFTSIYGARFYGFSPNGSTISLAKREEPVEIDWQIKVGGDVVKIFKPDTPLYWDLVD, from the coding sequence ATGAACAACGAAATAACAATCATAAGACCTGATGATTGGCATCTTCACCTGCGCGACGGTGATATGCTTGCGGCAGTGCTTCCTTCCAGTGCAAAAATTTACGGACGGGCCATTGTCATGCCCAATCTGGTGGTTCCCGTAACCACTGCCAGACTTGCCGAAGAGTACCGCAAACGCATCATTGCAGTAAGACCCGAAGGTTCACACTTTGAACCTCTCATGACCTGCTACCTGACCGACTCCACCTCAGCGGATGAAATTCACACCGCTTACGCAGTCAAGGCATTTCATGCGGTTAAACTTTTCCCCGCCGGAGCGACCACCAATTCCGATAACGGCGTAACCGACATTAAAAATGTCTACCCCGTACTTGAAGCCATGCAGGAAATCGGCATGCCACTTTCCGTTCACGGCGAAGTGACCGACCCGGAAGTGGACGTCTTTGACCGGGAAGCAGTCTTCATCGAACGTGTGCTTGATCCGGTTCGCAAAGATTTCCCCGAACTTAAAATTGTATTCGAACACCTGACCAGCAAGGCCGGGGTCGATTACGTTTTTGAGCAGGATGAAAACATGGCTGCCACCATCACTCCGCATCATCTGCTGTTGACTCGCAATGATCTATTCAAGGGCGGCATGAATCCCTACATGTACTGCCTGCCGGTAGCCAAAACATTTGAAGACCGCGAGGCTGTGCGCAATGCAGCTGTTTCCGGTGATGAAAGATTTTTCCTCGGCACTGATTCTGCCCCTCATCCGGCCCGAGCCAAAGAAAAAGCCGGGGCTGCGGCGGGTATTTTCAATGCCCCCACATCAATAGGATATGTAACCCAGGTGTTTGATGAGCTTTCCGCTCTAGACAAACTCGAAGGTTTTACTTCCATATACGGTGCCAGATTTTACGGGTTTTCTCCCAATGGCAGCACTATTTCTTTAGCCAAACGAGAAGAACCCGTTGAAATAGACTGGCAGATTAAAGTCGGAGGCGATGTCGTAAAGATATTCAAACCCGACACCCCCCTTTATTGGGATTTGGTTGATTGA
- a CDS encoding TRAP transporter substrate-binding protein, with protein MKFFGRIVTVALALCMVMGGVISANAAKYEARIGHLESPLQPRHQGLEKVAKLVKERTGGEVEFKIFPSSQLGNQRQMNEGVQFGTIEGTVSAAAFLGGFNPAVSIMDIPFLLPVDRVKAQELRQGKFGKALLKSFDSKGFKAIATWPNGRKNFTSNKPISTIADFKGQSFRVMDSKILIEQFAAIGASAIALPFGELYTALQNGVVDGEENPLDTIQRMKFYEVQKYLVTSEHGAMEDYVLFNPSYWESLPEKYQKIIVDAFIEVMPGVEAHKEQAQKDALAVIEKAGVKVSPLHAADRAAMRKLMYPRTSAAYLARAGVAGQKLIKLYEEEYARIMK; from the coding sequence ATGAAATTTTTCGGACGAATTGTTACAGTAGCTCTGGCTTTGTGCATGGTTATGGGTGGAGTTATTTCCGCCAATGCTGCCAAATACGAAGCCCGCATCGGTCACCTTGAATCCCCCCTTCAGCCCCGCCATCAGGGTCTGGAAAAAGTTGCCAAGCTCGTTAAAGAGCGTACCGGCGGCGAAGTCGAATTCAAAATTTTCCCCTCTTCCCAGCTCGGCAACCAGCGTCAGATGAACGAAGGCGTTCAGTTCGGAACCATTGAAGGAACTGTTTCTGCCGCAGCTTTCCTCGGCGGATTCAACCCTGCTGTTTCCATTATGGACATTCCCTTCCTACTTCCTGTTGACCGCGTAAAAGCTCAGGAACTGCGTCAGGGGAAATTCGGTAAAGCACTGCTCAAATCCTTTGATTCCAAAGGCTTCAAAGCAATAGCAACCTGGCCCAATGGTCGTAAAAACTTCACCTCCAACAAGCCTATCTCCACCATCGCAGATTTCAAAGGCCAGTCCTTCCGCGTAATGGATTCCAAAATCCTCATCGAGCAGTTTGCAGCTATCGGCGCTTCCGCCATCGCCCTGCCTTTCGGTGAACTCTACACCGCATTGCAGAACGGCGTTGTAGACGGCGAAGAGAACCCCCTTGATACCATTCAGCGCATGAAATTCTACGAAGTACAGAAATATCTCGTAACTTCCGAACACGGCGCAATGGAAGACTATGTTCTCTTTAACCCCTCCTACTGGGAATCCCTGCCTGAGAAATACCAGAAAATCATTGTGGATGCTTTTATAGAAGTAATGCCCGGTGTTGAAGCTCACAAAGAGCAGGCTCAGAAAGACGCACTCGCTGTTATCGAAAAAGCTGGTGTAAAAGTATCTCCTCTACATGCTGCCGACCGCGCTGCCATGCGTAAGCTCATGTACCCCAGAACCAGTGCGGCTTACCTTGCCCGCGCAGGTGTTGCAGGTCAGAAACTGATCAAGCTTTACGAAGAAGAATACGCACGTATTATGAAATAG
- a CDS encoding TRAP transporter large permease — MTPVIILIALLMLVCGFEMLLVLGVPAFLTKTFMFPRIPDPVLIQKLVGGINFSTLLAIPFFIFAAELMASGQIAKRLTDLIKHFTGHRLGGIGHTTIFGSMAFGSVSGSAPATVAAMGKLMYPELRKTGFSEKFSLGLIISSAETALLIPPSITLIIYGWMTGTSITGLFIGGLGVGMALGLAFAGLVIFESLRKGVGRGEKSTVPFLSVFRSAAWALGLPVIILGGIYSGLFTPTEAAAVSVVYAILIEAFVYKNLSFSRLISITERAAISTTIIFILLAMGSVLSYFVTLAQVPVLITDFLTQIDAGPITFLMIVNIAFFIAGMFIDPNSALLILVPPLYPVALSMGVDPIHFGQIVCLNICIGMITPPFGLDIFVASSTLEKPVMSIINGVWPFLFINILVLILVTYVPGLATFLPSLIAP, encoded by the coding sequence ATGACTCCCGTAATTATCCTCATCGCCCTTTTGATGCTCGTCTGCGGTTTTGAAATGCTGCTGGTGCTCGGCGTGCCCGCATTCCTGACCAAGACCTTCATGTTTCCCCGTATTCCCGATCCAGTGCTGATTCAAAAACTGGTCGGCGGAATCAACTTTTCCACCCTGCTGGCAATTCCTTTTTTCATCTTTGCCGCAGAACTCATGGCTTCTGGACAGATTGCCAAACGCTTAACCGACCTGATCAAACACTTCACCGGGCATCGTCTCGGCGGCATCGGCCATACCACAATTTTCGGTTCCATGGCTTTCGGTTCCGTTTCCGGCTCTGCGCCGGCAACTGTGGCTGCCATGGGTAAACTAATGTACCCGGAACTGCGCAAAACCGGATTCAGCGAGAAATTCAGCCTCGGCCTGATCATTTCCAGTGCTGAAACCGCCCTGCTCATTCCGCCCTCCATCACCCTGATCATCTACGGCTGGATGACCGGGACTTCAATCACCGGGCTGTTCATCGGCGGACTCGGTGTCGGTATGGCTCTCGGTCTTGCTTTTGCCGGGCTGGTCATCTTCGAATCCCTGCGCAAAGGCGTAGGCCGTGGAGAAAAAAGCACCGTACCTTTTCTGAGTGTTTTCAGGTCCGCTGCATGGGCACTGGGACTTCCGGTTATCATTCTCGGCGGTATTTATTCCGGCCTGTTCACTCCCACAGAAGCAGCTGCTGTATCCGTTGTCTATGCTATCCTTATTGAAGCATTCGTATACAAGAACCTGTCCTTTTCCCGACTGATCAGCATTACCGAACGGGCTGCAATATCCACCACAATCATTTTTATCCTGCTGGCCATGGGGAGTGTACTTTCCTACTTTGTCACTCTTGCTCAGGTTCCGGTACTGATCACAGATTTTCTCACTCAAATTGATGCCGGACCGATCACCTTCCTGATGATCGTCAACATCGCATTTTTTATTGCCGGAATGTTCATCGATCCCAACTCAGCTCTGCTGATCCTGGTTCCGCCTCTTTATCCGGTGGCACTTTCAATGGGTGTTGACCCTATCCACTTTGGTCAAATCGTCTGCCTGAACATCTGCATCGGCATGATCACCCCGCCCTTCGGGCTGGATATTTTCGTTGCCTCTTCCACTCTGGAAAAGCCGGTCATGTCCATTATCAACGGAGTCTGGCCGTTTCTGTTCATTAATATTCTGGTCCTTATTCTGGTCACCTATGTTCCCGGTCTGGCAACCTTTCTGCCAAGCCTCATTGCCCCTTAA
- a CDS encoding Zn-dependent hydrolase, protein MNAMTNNMGATGSNSPHPVPQTPASLEHLTAEAEKLFADLEELSRDVAGVSRPSYGEAETRAFELIENFAHEEGLTTYRDNAANLVIELEKTPADADYILIGSHLDSVPQGGNYDGAAGVIAGLLCLVEMKRSGKTPEIPVKVIALRGEESAWFGACYLGSKALLGKLEESEQELLQRDDSRPLKEHMTDCGADVERIAKGEMLIDTKKIKAFFELHIEQGPVMIARNLPVAAVTGIRGNIRHRKIKCIGEAGHSGAVPRWLRKDAVFATSELITRIDDHWTTILQHGGDLVATCGILCTDPQHHAMSRIPGEVTFSFEARSQYEHTLAAIEALLHSECATITHERRVNFEFDKPVKTPPAVIDQEIVDRINNACIAEGLPVEAIPSGAGHDASLFANAGVSTGMIFVRNRNGSHNPEEEMDMEDFIRGLSVLHRTITEFSI, encoded by the coding sequence ATGAACGCAATGACCAACAATATGGGTGCAACTGGCAGCAACAGCCCGCATCCGGTTCCCCAGACCCCGGCCTCCCTTGAGCATCTGACTGCCGAGGCGGAAAAGCTATTTGCCGATCTGGAAGAACTATCCCGTGATGTGGCCGGGGTATCCCGCCCATCATACGGAGAAGCGGAAACACGGGCTTTTGAACTGATCGAAAATTTCGCTCACGAGGAAGGCTTGACCACCTACCGTGACAATGCCGCAAACCTTGTCATCGAACTTGAAAAAACTCCTGCTGACGCCGACTACATCCTCATCGGTTCGCACCTTGATTCCGTCCCCCAAGGCGGAAATTATGATGGGGCCGCCGGAGTCATCGCCGGACTGCTTTGCCTTGTCGAGATGAAACGCAGCGGTAAAACTCCTGAAATTCCGGTAAAGGTCATCGCCCTGCGCGGTGAAGAAAGCGCGTGGTTCGGTGCCTGTTACCTCGGTTCCAAGGCTCTGCTCGGTAAACTGGAAGAATCCGAACAGGAACTTCTTCAGCGTGATGACAGCCGTCCGCTCAAAGAGCACATGACCGATTGCGGCGCGGATGTTGAGCGCATTGCCAAGGGTGAAATGCTCATTGATACTAAAAAGATCAAAGCCTTCTTTGAACTGCACATTGAGCAGGGTCCGGTCATGATTGCCCGCAATCTGCCCGTTGCCGCTGTAACCGGAATCCGGGGCAACATCCGCCACCGCAAGATCAAATGCATCGGTGAGGCGGGCCATTCAGGTGCTGTCCCCCGCTGGCTGCGCAAAGATGCGGTTTTCGCCACCTCGGAACTAATTACCCGGATTGACGACCACTGGACCACCATCCTGCAACATGGTGGCGATCTGGTGGCAACCTGTGGTATACTCTGTACCGATCCGCAGCATCATGCCATGTCGCGTATTCCCGGTGAGGTAACTTTCAGCTTCGAAGCCCGCAGCCAGTATGAACATACCCTTGCAGCCATAGAAGCCCTGCTCCACTCTGAGTGCGCCACCATCACCCATGAACGCAGGGTAAATTTTGAATTTGATAAACCGGTCAAGACTCCCCCGGCAGTTATTGATCAGGAAATTGTGGATCGCATAAACAATGCTTGCATTGCAGAAGGGTTACCTGTAGAAGCTATTCCAAGTGGAGCTGGGCACGATGCCTCGCTCTTCGCCAACGCGGGTGTTTCCACAGGCATGATTTTCGTGCGTAACCGCAACGGCTCCCACAACCCGGAAGAGGAAATGGACATGGAAGATTTCATCCGGGGCCTTTCAGTACTGCATCGCACAATCACGGAGTTCAGCATATGA
- a CDS encoding TRAP transporter small permease, giving the protein MRKLLGSLLDGIRIIERILIISINLIMVGLYTFNVLVRETMPQYSSTFAWIDEATRLLMVWAVFLALGLALERGRQVAVTTLFEKMPDLPRKVVGTLINLTGAVFSIYLVWLGIALVKFVMRTGQLSPTLGLPMYWLYIAPTVGFGLLALRYLLELLSINDRHTRPIVTVTK; this is encoded by the coding sequence ATGCGTAAGTTGCTTGGTTCCCTGCTGGACGGGATACGGATAATCGAGAGAATACTGATCATTTCCATCAATCTGATCATGGTCGGCCTGTACACATTCAATGTTCTGGTCCGGGAAACAATGCCCCAGTACTCCAGTACTTTCGCATGGATAGATGAAGCCACAAGACTGCTTATGGTCTGGGCAGTTTTCCTCGCCCTCGGACTTGCCCTTGAACGGGGCCGTCAGGTGGCAGTTACCACACTTTTCGAAAAAATGCCCGACCTGCCCCGCAAGGTGGTAGGCACCCTGATCAACCTTACCGGAGCTGTCTTCAGTATCTATCTGGTCTGGCTGGGTATCGCCCTTGTAAAATTCGTCATGCGCACCGGACAGCTCAGCCCCACTCTGGGCCTGCCCATGTACTGGCTCTACATCGCACCTACTGTCGGCTTCGGACTGCTGGCCCTGCGCTACCTGCTCGAACTCCTTAGCATCAACGACCGCCACACCCGGCCCATCGTCACTGTGACCAAGTAA